The DNA window taaagaaggtgtttggaggaggccatggggaagtagcccagggagttgtagctgtcatgcagctgttacaggaggcactatagacagctgcaatccacagggccctggactggaacccggagtagagggcgggcccgggttccccccaaacctcccaactcctgatcagacacaggaggagttgatccagactgtgggggaaGATcgctgaggtgagcaaatctgccaataagcgcaggacccaccaaggtagaggaggaactttgtcacactacctACATCACTTTTGTGCTAGGGCTTTATAAAGCGCTACACACATCCCTACCGAAACAAAACTAACACAAGAGAATCAGAAAACATCTCTGGTCAACAGAACGTTTCCAAAGAACAGGTCTTCTGGGATTTCAAATTCAAGCGAGAAACTGGACCGTGGGTGAACTGTCCTTCCACAGCTGAACATCAGAAGCCCTGGTCACCCATGGCTaggagattttattttaaaaagccaaaataCAGAGATATGGGAAGAGCATCTGATGATACAAAATGCCCATGCCAGGGATTCCCCCAAGCCCCAATTTTACTGACCTTTCCTCATTTAAGAGATGGATAAAGTAGTGAATAGATGCATACATGTTGGCGTTAATAATAAAGCACGGTAGTTCATTGTCATCTCATGTCTGAAACATGCCGAGAGGCACTGTATGCTCCTAACTCACGCCTAACTTTTCACATAATTTCAGTTGAAGTTTACTGGGAACAACTGAGTTCTGACCTTGCTCCACAAGGCTCTGGTTGAATTTCAGGCACGTCTGATAActcagtccatgctgccttgtATATGGGCTCCAGATTAATAACCCGTCTGCCCTGCACTAGCACTCAATCAGGAATCAGCTTCATAAGCCAGAGGGATATGTTGGGGCAGCCCTTTTTTAGCACcgaatcctgcagtccttactcagactAAACTCCCAGTGATCTTAAAGAGCGTTTGTCCACGTAAAgattaaggacccaatcctgaaaGGACCCTGGATTCTCACTGGATTCTGCTGGCTCGCAGCAGCTCCCAGGAGACACCCAGCATGCTCCGGTACTGGACACTGAGGAAGCCTATCAGACCTGGCCCACAGTCCAGACATAAAAAAAGGAAAGATCAGGGGCCAGATTCCATtcccagttacaccagtgtatatCTGGAGTAACTCCTCTTTCTTCAATGGATTCATATTGGTGTCATCAAGCTCAGAATCTAGCTCTAGGTAAGCTTAAGTTGTCTCAGCACCGGACATGTTTCCCAAACGAAGTGGCCATTCCCCAGCTGATCACACCAACTTTCAAGAGCTCATCCCCTAACAATTTGCACACAGCACAATCATTTTCACAGGAATTAACCACAGCCTGTTTCTTCCCTTTCAGAACAAGGGGCAACCTAATGACGTACAGTGGAACACTAGTTTGGAAAAACAGGTTTAACGGATTGATAATGGCAGGGTAACTGCCTTGAGACCTGCCCTGAAAAGCCAagaatttagggcctgatccaaaacccactgctGTCCAGGAAAgattaccactgacttcagaaggctttggatcaggccctcatcCCGTGATTCACTTACTGGCTCAGAAATTGTACTAAGCAATGGCTAGCTAGCCGGCAGGTACAATAGTGATACACTCCCCCTGTTATAAAACTCAAAAGCCCCTACAGGAGTCAACAGAAAAGATACAAATCTACAGAGGGTTGTAATCATCATGGCAAGACCTATTTCAGGTGATATTACTGCTAATTACTACTCAGAATTCAGTCGATCAGCATGAGGGGATCGCTGACAATTTGTGTGTGATGCTAAAGGCAGGAATTgttaagaagaagaaaaaagcccCGGGATTTTATCATCTCTATCAACATCCAAAGGACAGCAGACCAAGAGAAAGGTTAGGATGTCGGACTACAGCCAGTTACCTCCAGCGCTGCAGACGGCTTCTTTTTGAGTTCCTCACATTTTCGGAATTTGCAAATCTGGTGGCCAGTTTTGCGATTCCTACAACTGCTGCACTGCTCGCAGTTTATCCGTCTTCGGCACGGAGGGCACATGCCACATCTTTTCCGTTTCTTTTTCCCAGAATTGATGGCAGATGCCAATTCATTCTGCATTGGGTACTCTGCCAAGCCAGCCATATGGAGCGCGCTCTCTGCCAGAAACACGCCAGCAGGGGTCATAATGAAAAGGCCTGGGTTTATGGGAAAAGCCCCCAGGTAAGGAAAATCAGATGGGCTGTTCATTGTCTCTGCAGCTGAGACCGCTTCCATATCAGAGATACCAGTTCCGTGGTCATTTGGTAAAGGAATGTGCTCCTGTACCACTCTTTTGAGCATATCTGTAGACTGAGCAAACTGTTGTAGGCTGATCTGTCCTTCTGATGAGATTTCTGACGCCCTGTCTGATTTGCTCAGCATACTAGAGATGTTTTTGTGCTTTGAGGTAGAGTGACTTTTATCCACAGTTGCTTCATTGCCATTAGCTAAGGAGGTTCCTTTCTCTGAATGTTcgtttaccaagctgctgctgctgaaggtgGAGTAGTGGGAGAGCGGACGCGATTTCTTAAGACTTTTATTCAAAGGTTCACTTATGATCCCACTTTTGTTCCTCCTCTCGGAGTTGACGGGGGGTTGCGAGTCCTCTTGGTTATTTCTGTCCAACACGTTGGGCTTGTTACCAGCATCTTGAGGGGCGCCCGAATTAGACATGGTGTTAAAAAAACCAgaaccaaaccaaaaaaccaaaccccactcGCCGCAGCAACTAAACAACCAACCaccaaaaactgaaataattatAATCAACGGGGGAATCCTTCCAACGCTGCTGCAGGAGTCTTCAGGGCAACGTCAGTGCAGGGACATCGTCTGCGGGAATGGTACAAAACATACGGCTCTGGAAGTAGAAAACAATAGACAGTTAGCAGTGGCACAAGCGACCGTGCTTTCCAAAGccactctccagctccctgcaatgAAAGCCTCAGCTCCACTAACAATGAACCGACAGTGCACAGACCTAGACTGGGATCAGTTATTCTACACTGTTACGTTTAAAGGGTCACCATTATGGATTTCAAAGGAAAGGCCTGGCCTGGCTGACAAGCAGCGCCCTGCACTGCTAATGCTCCAAGGATTTGATTCCCCCTTTCCCGCtgggggaaatgagcaggaaccCCACCAAAGCCAGCAGCCCAgaccctctgctccagctgagCTGTGTTCAGCACGGGTCCGTGAAGTGAGGAAAGGTGGTGTTAAGTCACCTTTGTGCTGCCCTGATTCTGAGGCTGCTAACCTGGTCCCTAGAGCACCGCTGAATCTATTTCCTTCCCATATCCCCAGCAGCTGTCCCTGCAGCTGAGGATCAGTCAGACACAGTGGCATCTTGTCCATGCCCTCTTTTTCCTAGCCACATAACCAGGCAGACAGATTTCTCTTAATGCTGGGCTTGAGGTTGCCGGATCAGAGCCAGGGACTGGCCCAATGGCATTGCACTAGGGTACAGCTGGTGTGAGAAGAGAACCAGGCCCCGGCAATCTAATCTGTTTTCCCCATTTATGCGGATTCATTTTCCCTTGTCTCACCCAGCTCAGGCAGCGACTAAATGGGTCAGTCTGTGTTTCTGGCCTGACTCCCTCTCGTGTCCTCAATCACTGCCCAAGCGCTGCTGCTGCTCGAAGAGTTCCTGGAGCTGCCGGGgggattgctgctgctgcttcttttttttaagaatgAATGCTTGCCTTGGGAGTCAGAGAGGAAAGTGATGAGACCGTCCCGTGATGAGAACGTCCCTCTCCGTGCTGTATAGCAGACCCCAGAGGTTTGGCCTACACTGGGCTGGTGTAATCCCTCTAGTGAAGTGGTCTTCAAACTGTGGGGTCACCAGGGcgggtgttagacttgctggggcccagggcttcagccctgggtgctgGGGCCCAGATtacaggctccctgcccagcacagcagggctttggccccacacccaggggcttgggcaggctcagacttcagtcccccctcctggggtcttgtagtaatttttgttgtcagaagtgggTCACGATGCTATGCAGTTTGAAAACGCTGCTATAGTGAACGAGTCTGCAGACAGCAAAGCCAATCTGAGAAGCTTCCTATGGCcacatgggcctgattctgatctcacctacACCAGAGTAGCCCCACAGACTCCAGCTGCGTTCCTCCTTGCTGTGTAAGGAGGTCCTGGTACTGCTACCCTCAGCATTGAGTGCCCGGGTATGTTTCCTGAAGGGGGGCCTCCCCTGGGTAGTGCCCGTGTCTGGGTCGCTGCAATACCGCAGCGGGCACAAGTCAGAGCACTCGCCCGCTGGGCGCCCAGCTGGAGGCGAGTGGGATGAGGAGCCGCTCAGACCTGTGCCCACAACCCATTCTACAGGGGGGTAAATGTGCTGGTGCGAATTCCGCAGGCCCAACGTGCTCCCGCAAACAGGGAAGTCAGGGCCCAACTTGGCTGCAGGGAGACTCATTAGTGCAAAGTTTGCCCCCCACACTCAACAGGCACAAAGCCAGAGTAATCAGACTTTAGATGAGAAAAGCTTAGGGGCATCAAGTCCACATACCACCCACCAAGCCGGCTGCAGGGCCACCGGGCTGTCACTTCCTGAGCTGGAGGAAGGCCATGGCCCTCCTCAGGGGCCTCAGCCACTGGACaggcccagcagctcccaccgaCAGCACTTTATCCACACTGGCCGATCAGAACCGACCTGTGGTGCCCAAGGGCCATGATGACCTCCTGCCCAGCTGTTCGGAAACAGTGGCGTAGCAGGACGGGACACTTGGATGGGCCCTGATTTGGGGTGAGTGGGCAATGacagggggcaggggaaagggaacAGGAGGGATCGGGGCTGCTTCCCGCCCACCCTCCCCAGCTGGCCTTGCATGGGGCAATGGACACACTGGCCAGGGGCCCCCTGGGGCCCAGGCACGCACCCGGGGAGTGGGTTTGGGGCACAGAGGCTtgccccgctcagccccaccTGCTCGGTGCTCCAGTGGCCAATCCCCTGCGCCCTGACTCTGCTCCCCGGATGGAGCGCCAGGCAGGCGGAGGGGGTAAGTCCCTGCACGCCGACTCCACTCCCCAGATGGAGTTCTGGGCGGAGCAGGGTAAGCACTGGGGCCGGAGCAGAGCCggggctgcaggggtgggcaTGGATGCTAAGTGGATGGGCCATGGCCCACCCAGGCGCACTGGTGGCTAACGCCCCTGCTCTGACAAtgcccccccaccactgcccagccTGGCCCATTTGGCGTCACAATGCGGCGTCTCATCTGCCTTAAACCAACAAGCCCTGATTATTCCCAGCGCCAAGAGTGACAGCTGCGTTATCTCATTGGCACGCTTCTCCCTGCTCTTGTCTATCCGTCATTCCTCCCTTTCTTCTAGGTGTTCTGCAGTGAACGTCTTATTCAATACGACTGCATGGCCTGACCCAGCTACAGGCTCTCTGCGGGCCTGCTGTAATTAAAGGGAAGAGGCTTGCAAATACAGGATCATACAGTCTTCCCACATTACATGACCTCTCTGCCAATGGACAGTCACCCAGACACGGCGGTACCAGCTCTTAAGTGAAACTGGCAAGATCAGTGCGCCGGGAGACCATACTGGAGGAAAGGGAAAAGTTCCCATCTCACCCTAATAAGAGAAATGCCTTGACTCATAAGAGAAATGTTCCTACCACTGTACTATTATCCCTTTCTTCAGTGCTTGCATGTTGTAATGTAATGTGCAGCTATGCAGCCTTTCAGCTTGGAGGTCACAACCAGGGGTCAGGGCATTGTGactgccctgtcccctccccccatgttagTAAATGGGAGGGGGATCCTGGCTAGCTGGAAGGGGTGGGCCTGAGATATGGAGACGGCTGAGGTGTAGGATATTAGCACTGCTGCAGCAATGACAGGACCAGCTCAGGTAAACTggtgcagctcccatggaaaTCTATAGGCCAAAGTCAGCAGTGACATAAAAGACAGTGAGAGGATGCACGTAAGGGCTGAAGTAGGGTATCTTGCACCAAGCTGGCACTGAGTCAGCGTGCAAAGCCATAACCGCCCCTGCTGGAGTCAGTGGGTCCCAGGCAAGTCTCTCTCCAGCAGCACTCTGGGGTGTCGCACCTTTATTGCAAAAACGCCTGTAACTGGCATGCCAGGGGCCCAGAGGGGAGCAAAGCAGGAAAAGCATCTAACAAGAGGATGTGAGATAAAGTCACCCAGCCTCCTTATCTTACGCCCTCCTGTTACTGCTtttcctgctgcccctccctccaccaccccctTGGTGTGGAAGTCACACTTGTTTTGCACACCTACATGCTGAGCGGCTAGCACCCAGCCTGTAACTCTCATCCAAGCTCGACATTCTCAGGGCCCCGATCAGCTGGGTCTGGAAAGGGCCGTGGGAGGCTTGGATGCGCCCAAACAGGGACGGTTCTGCTGCACAGGCAGAGAGAGGGTGCAGAGAGACCAGCATGAGCTGGGTGCTGTGGCAGCCTCTACAGATACCCCATGGGACAGGGGGATGAGCAGAGGCACAGGGGGGTATCTCCTCATGGCAGGATCAGCGTGCCGGGAGACCACATTGGAGGAAAGGGAAGATCTCCCAGCTCAGCCAGGTAAGGGAAATGGATTGACTGATGAGAGAAATATTCCTACCCTTCTTCAGCTCTCATGTGTTACAATTTCAAGTGCATCCATGCATCCTTGCAGCCTGGGGGTCATAAACAGGGCTTACTGGGAGCAAGCAGTGGCAACCCCCCGCACAAATCAACACACCAGGAGCAGTCTGGCCATCACACTGGAAACAGAAGCCAACGTGGCGAGCGCAGCCAAACAGGGACAGACAAATCCAGCATGGGCGCAAGGGGGTGCAGAGCCACTTATGGCCTCGGTGAATCAGTGCTAAGGGCTACATGCAAAGATCAAGCCCCATGACGCTGGCCCCACGGAACAGTTATACAGGGCCCTTCACCCTAAAGATGCCCAAAGAACTGGCAGACTGGCAGCTCAGATCTTCTTCCCCCAATTGCAAACCCCACGTAAACAGGCCTTGCACAGGGGACTCTGCAAAGTGAGAGTGGCACCCCTGGCAAACACAGGAGGTGGATGGCATCCACATCGCCGCAGATCGGCATTAGCCCCAGAtctttcccctgccccctggggTAATTTGAGGAGGCTGCCACAGCACCCATGTCAGTCTCTCTGCACCCGTTCCCTGCCTATGCAGCACAACCGTCCTTGCTTGGAAGCATCCAGGGCCTGCTACAGCCCTTACTTGCCTGAGCTGATTTGGCCCATAGAAGCTGTATTCAATATACAGATGTGTCTACATGCAGCACACGCCAGTTCTGACAGGCAGTCAGGACTTCTACAGCCAATGGAGCTGATTTCCTCCCAGTGAGCAGTGCTGGCTGACAGCGCCGCTGTTTATCTGGGAGGCAGATGCTCCCACTGAATACAAAATGGATtgctcccccagcacccccagttccTGCTGGGCTTCTGAGCTCCCCAGGAACAGGCGTGGAGCTTAGGCGCTTCAGAGCTCATGCAATCCGGTGGCTACAACCCCTGCTGAGCTTAGAAGCGGGATGTCTTCGGATAATTAGGACGGCTCCGTAATTGGGATAACAGGCTGTCCAGCAGGCTGCTCCAATTAAGCAGCTTCTTCTCTataggcagccacctctggggtggaaagtGGCAGGTGTTGCAACACTGTGCAACAGTTTGGCCCCAGAAGCGAGCATGAGCCCCACCTGCACTTGGAGCTGGAGAGGTAACGTAGGGAGGTAGAATGTAATTACCCAGCTTGCAATTTGGCTGGGACTTGAGGGCTAACAGCGAGACAGGATTATTAACAACTCTGCACAATCAGGAATGTGGGTTTTAGGAACTTGTCATTAAACTCAGTTTGGGGATTCTGATCTCAACAGGCCTAATGTagtaaaggaaaaggaaaacCCAAGATGTTctttcttgtgtccacattcgGGAAGCCTGCTCATGGCCACAGACATGCTGCCTAGATGGAAATCTGCAGGGCTTGTGCAGAGCACTGATTCAGGCCTGGTTTTACTGGCATGCTCAGCTCACATTTGCAATCGCTGGAAGTTTCAGTTGTAAACGACTTTGCTAGGGCACCTTTTGGCGCTCCTGATGTTTCCTCTGAATTGTACCTCAAAGTTTTGTTTGCTAGGAAGTGTCAGGGTTAGAACGTTCATCGTGGAAAGGGAAGACACCTATGTGAAAATAGAGATCTCAAGTTTCTGTAGTTCAGACCAATCACGGTAAATATTGTACattcaaagaatgaaatggatgccCTGTGGGGAAGGGTTGATTATAGGATATGGAACCTTGCATCTCTAGGTCACTGAATACAGCTTATTGACCGACACTCATTACCATGTCATGTCATGTCAGCATAATCAAAAAACACTATTCCAGCCAGCACCTTAACAGCTCCCATTCTTGTCAGTCTTGTATGTCTCTGTATAGCTACCCGCTGGTCAGTATGTGTCTCCATCAGTTATTTACAAAGGCAGATCCTCTCTCATGGGCAGCGGTAATGGCCCAAAtactacagcagtggttttcaaccttttttcatttgcggacccctaaaaacTTTCAAATGGAGATGCCGACCCCTTTGGACATCTTAGATATCGTCTGCGGATCCCAGGGGTCcctggaccacaggttgaaaatctTTGCACTATGGCTAACAGCAGTGATCTGATCTTAATAATACAGGTGTGAATGAGAAGTAACTCCACACAAATAAATGGAGCTACACTAGCGTAACCCTGACGTCAGTGAGCCCATCAGTCCCAGGACAATACCACAATATCTTTTGATAAGGGATGGTTATTACAAAGTATGACATTAGGGGAATGATTTTAGGTGCTCATCATAAATGGTTTTACAAA is part of the Mauremys mutica isolate MM-2020 ecotype Southern chromosome 8, ASM2049712v1, whole genome shotgun sequence genome and encodes:
- the CXXC5 gene encoding CXXC-type zinc finger protein 5 isoform X1 encodes the protein MSNSGAPQDAGNKPNVLDRNNQEDSQPPVNSERRNKSGIISEPLNKSLKKSRPLSHYSTFSSSSLVNEHSEKGTSLANGNEATVDKSHSTSKHKNISSMLSKSDRASEISSEGQISLQQFAQSTDMLKRVVQEHIPLPNDHGTGISDMEAVSAAETMNSPSDFPYLGAFPINPGLFIMTPAGVFLAESALHMAGLAEYPMQNELASAINSGKKKRKRCGMCPPCRRRINCEQCSSCRNRKTGHQICKFRKCEELKKKPSAALEIFLFCVDFSFSFFPPPKATTAKRRKSPPQDK
- the CXXC5 gene encoding CXXC-type zinc finger protein 5 isoform X3 — protein: MSNSGAPQDAGNKPNVLDRNNQEDSQPPVNSERRNKSGIISEPLNKSLKKSRPLSHYSTFSSSSLVNEHSEKGTSLANGNEATVDKSHSTSKHKNISSMLSKSDRASEISSEGQISLQQFAQSTDMLKRVVQEHIPLPNDHGTGISDMEAVSAAETMNSPSDFPYLGAFPINPGLFIMTPAGVFLAESALHMAGLAEYPMQNELASAINSGKKKRKRCGMCPPCRRRINCEQCSSCRNRKTGHQICKFRKCEELKKKPSAALEATTAKRRKSPPQDK
- the CXXC5 gene encoding CXXC-type zinc finger protein 5 isoform X2, whose amino-acid sequence is MSNSGAPQDAGNKPNVLDRNNQEDSQPPVNSERRNKSGIISEPLNKSLKKSRPLSHYSTFSSSSLVNEHSEKGTSLANGNEATVDKSHSTSKHKNISSMLSKSDRASEISSEGQISLQQFAQSTDMLKRVVQEHIPLPNDHGTGISDMEAVSAAETMNSPSDFPYLGAFPINPGLFIMTPAGVFLAESALHMAGLAEYPMQNELASAINSGKKKRKRCGMCPPCRRRINCEQCSSCRNRKTGHQICKFRKCEELKKKPSAALEKVMLPTGAAFRWFQ